The DNA region AATCGAAATAATTTTTCCTGGCTTGGCGAAATAAATGATTCCAAAAAAATTAGTCCTAAAAAAAGAGAATGGCTATTTAGTAAACTAGTTGAAGTTGGAAGCATTGGATCTCTATCCATGACCATTTGTAGCGCCGATGTTGGCGAAATCGAACAGCTTAACATATTCGGAGCTACCATAGTTGCCATGCATCGTTGCTTAGAAAATCTAGCCAGCCATGGTACACCAGTCATTGTGGATGGAAATTTTTTAAAAACTCTCAAATTCAACCACATCGGTATTCCGAAGGGAGATGGCAAAAGTCTGGTCATTGCCATGGCATCCATAGCGGCTAAGGTATCTCGCGATAGATATATGGAAAACCTTGACCTATTATACCCCAGCTACGGATTCGCCAGGCATAAAGGCTACGGAACTAGCCAACATATCGCCGCCATAAAAACCCATGGCTTAATGGCCGAACATAGATCTTTGTTTGTAAGGAAAATATTATAGATCCGCCGGTTCGACAAGCAATTGGGATTCTAGTCCAGGGAATTTTTCAGAAAATATCTGAGAGACGGGTGTAGTACGCAAAAGATGACTAACCATCCCCATTTTGGCATCTAAATTATCAACCAACGACACAAATATTGCCTCCGGCGTGGATGGCATGACCACTGCTCCATATTCAAGCCTTCCTTGATGACTAAGTATTATATGTTCAAGGCGATCAAGTATCTCTGGCTCAAGTTCATTTTTAAGTGAAAATCGTCGGACCAATTGATAGCCCAGCACCACATGGCCATGCA from Puniceicoccales bacterium includes:
- a CDS encoding ribonuclease HII translates to MKTNSSLITFDLEILQNNGAIIGMDEAGRGPLAGPVFAAAVRLDADFYRNRNNFSWLGEINDSKKISPKKREWLFSKLVEVGSIGSLSMTICSADVGEIEQLNIFGATIVAMHRCLENLASHGTPVIVDGNFLKTLKFNHIGIPKGDGKSLVIAMASIAAKVSRDRYMENLDLLYPSYGFARHKGYGTSQHIAAIKTHGLMAEHRSLFVRKIL